In Dehalococcoidales bacterium, the sequence GTGATATAGCTGATTTCCTGGACGCGGTTCTCTCCCCTGCCCTCTCCCTGCATCAGCTGGAGATAATCAACTATGACAAGGTCAATGCCACGCTCATAATAGAGACGCCGGGCCTTGCTGCGCATCTCCATTACCCGGAGCATCGGGGAATCGTCGATGTATATCGGTGCCTCGGAGAGAACGCCGATAGCGTTGAACAATTTTCTCTCGTCCGCCTCCAACTGGTGCTCAAAACGCAACTTCCTGAGATTGATGCCGGACTCGCTGGCCACCAGGCGCTGGGCCAGCGCCTCATTTGCCATTTCCAGGCTGAAGAGTGCCACGCAGGCGCCCTGTTCTACGGCGGCATTTCGGGCGACGTTCAACGCCAGGCTGGTCTTACCCATGCTGGGTCTGCCGGCGATTACGACAAGGTCGGAGCGCTGAAAGCCATCGAGGAACTCGTCCAGACCACGAAAGCTGGACATTATCTGAGCAAGTGGCTGCCGGACATCGTCGTCCGGTTGGGGTGGGGGTTCGAGGTACTTCTCCAGCACCTGTTTGATGTGGACGAAGTCGGTGGAGCCCCGGGCGCTGCGGAGCTTGTACAGGGCATCCTCGGCTCGGCTCAGGGCGGCATTGATATCCGGGTCTGCCTGGTAGCCGATATCCGAGATACTGTCTGCGGCGGTAATTAATTGCCGCATTATCGACAGCCGGTAGACAATCCGGGCGTAGTGCTCGATGTCCAGTGAAGTAGGGACGATAGATATCAGGTGGGAGAGATAGGCAACACCACCGATAGACTCCAGCTTCCCGAGCCGCTCCAACTCCTGGGCTACGGTTATCTGGTTAATGGCTTCGTTGCGTTCATAGAGCGAGATGCAGGCCTGGTAGACGAGCCGGTTCTGCTCGCTATAGAAGTCGCCAGGTCGCAGCAGGACGGCTGTCTCGTAGATAGCTTTTCCATCTATCAGCAGCGAGCCACCTACCGCCTCTTCAGCGCTAATATCATGTGGGGGCAGTCTGTCATTGTTCACCCCGCACTCTCCTTCCGCCGGAACGGTGGACGATGGTCGGATTTCCAGCAGGGTCCTTGTTCCGCATCTGCTGAAGACCGGTTCAGGACTCCTCGTCAACGACTGTCAGTATTATCGTGGGTACTATTTCCCTGGCCAGCCTTATGGGCACTTCATAGCTCCCCAGTTGGCGGATGGGGTTCTCCAGTTCGATTTTCCGCTTGTCGATAACACAGTTGGTGGCCTTTTCAATCTCGGTAGCGATATCAGCCGGCGTCACCGAACCATAAAGGCGGTCTTTCACCCCGGACCGGGCTTTGAGGGTAATCTCCTGGCCGTTTATCAGACCGGCCAGTTCGAGCATTTCCGATTCGGTCTGGGCGGTAATACGGGCACTTGCCTTTATCCGCGCCTCGATGACGTTCATCATCTTGGGGTCTGCCCGTGCCGCGAGCTGCTTTGGTATCAGGTAGTTTCTCGCGTAGCCATCAGCTACGTCTTTTATGTCACCGCCCCTGGCGACATTATGTACATCCTGCAGGAAAACAACTTTCATATCTACTCTCTTTCTCAGTGATGATGGTGCAATTATACTTCATCCCACGCAGAGGGGGTCAAGGCTTTTTTTACTGTTCCGTGAGATACTTTTCGGCGTAGATTGCGGCGGTAGCACCGTCCCCGGCAGCCGCTATCGCCTGTCGGGCGGAGTTGTGGCGAATGTCGCCGGCGGCCAGAATACCGGGTATGCCGGTCTCCATCTTTTCGTTGGTGATGATATGGCCGATATCATCCAGGGGCAGAATCCCCTTGAGGTAGTCCGTGTCCGGTTGGAAGCCGATGGATACAAAGACCCCGGTTACGCCCAGCATGGACTGTTCGCCGGTCTTTACATTACGCACAGCCGCTCCCTCGACGAAATCATTACCTTCAATCCGCTCGACAACGCTGTCCCACCTGAATTCAATCATGGGCTCCGCAAAGGCCCTCTCCTGGAGAATACGACTGGCACGCAACTGGTCACGGCGATGAATCACGGTTACGCCGGAGGCGAACTTGGCGAGGTGCAGGGCTTCAGTGATGGCGGCATCACCGCCACCGATTACAGCCACCGGCTGTTCCCGAAAGAAGGAGGCATCACAGGTGGCGCAGTAAGACACGCCTTTGCCGATGAATTCCTTTTCGCCGCTGACACCCAGTTCCTGTCTTCTTGAACCGCCGGCGATGATTAACGCCCGGGCAGTGAAGTCGCCCTCGGTGGTCCTGACCAGTTTCCGGTCTTCCTGTAGTTCGAGCCCGCAGACCTCGACGTAAAGCATTTCCAGTCCGAACCTGGCCGCCTGCCGGTTGAGCAACTCCCCGAGTTCGGAACCTGAGACACCGTCCGGGAATCCGGGGAAGTTCTCCACCTGCTCGGCATTGATAATCTGGCCGCCTACCAGTGCCTTTTCCATGAGCAGGCTGCGGAGCCTGGCACGCGAGGTGTAGAGTCCGGCGGTCAGGCCTGCAGGGCCACCACCGATAATGACAATCTCGTAGATGTTGTCTCCATCCGATGTCATGTCCCAATCTCCATTTCAGCTTCAACGGCGTCAATCATCCGGCGAATATCAAACTGCCCGGCAATCCTGAGACGACCGTTGATGAGTAGCAGAGGTACGGACAGGCTTCTCTCCCGGATTGCCCCCCGCCATTCGTTTACCTGCCGGTCATCAGTACCGCTCGCGAGGTCGAGGTACTCCAGACGGGCTTCGTTACCAAACCTGTCCTTAATCTGCCGTGCGGCCAGGGCGACGGCATCCGGTGAAGACCAGTCCGTTCCACAACCGGCGTCGCAGTCCCTGCGGCTGCTTTCATTTATGATGCTGATTGTGACAGTTGCTTCTGTCAATAACGGCACCCCTGTTCCCGCTGGCTACGTGTGGCGTCCGCTTGCTACTCCGATGCAGCAAGCTGGCTCTGTTGGTCCTTTATTATCTGGCATACGGCACTATCAACGCTTTGCTTGGCGAGACCGATGGCGTTCCTTATAGCCTTGGCATGGCTCCGTCCGTGAGCTATGATAACGTTACCATCCACCCCGAGGAGGCAGGCCCCCCCGGATTCCCGATAATCTATCCGCCTGACCAGGGAGCCGAGGCCGGTATCAAAGATTTGATGGCGCGACTGCATGTGACGGGCGTTGGCGAATACCTGGCCAACGTTGCGCAGCTGAAGGAAGGTATCACCCAGCCCTTCGAGAGCCTTGAGGACAATATTGCCGGTAAAGCCGTCGGTCACGATTACATCGGCCCCTCCTCGTACGAGCCCGTGCCCCTCGATATTACCCACGAAGTTGAGGTCTGTTTCCTTGAGGAGGGTATGGGTCTCCTGCATCAGGTGGTTTCCCTTGCCCTCTTCCTCCCCATTATTGAGCAGGCCGACGCGGGGAGAGGGGACACCGAGCACTTCCCTGGAATAGATGGAGCCCAGCCGGGCGAACTGGACAAGGTATTTCGGCCGGCAGTTGGCATTAGCGCCGGAGTCAATAAGCAGGACGGGGGCGGTGACGTTGATATTGATAATGCTGGCAATAGCGGGACGTTCGATGCCTTTAATCCTGCCAAGGACGAGAAGCGCCGAGTAGAGCACTGCACCGGTGTTACCGGCGGACACAAACGCCGCTGCCTTTCCCGTCTTTACCAGATTGATGCCCATCATGATTGAGGAGTCCGGCTTGTTGTTAACCGCCTCTATCGGCGACTCGTTGTCATCAATGGTCTGAGTGGCATCAACGATGGTCATGTCCAGCTTCTTGAGGTAGCGGCCGGTCTGTACGTGAAGCAGGTCTTTTCTGCCCACGAGGGCAATCCCTATGTCATAGTCCTGGGCAGCTTTGACAGCTCCCTTTACTACCTCGTGGGGGGCATATTCTCCGCCGGCGGCGTCAACAGCTATAATCATTTGTTACCTCAAGCGGCTATTCCGTAGCCGCCACTCTATGCGGCTATTCTGTAGCCGCCACTCGCTCCCACATATCGCAACGCCCGCCCCAATGGGCGAGAGCCTTGCCATTAAGGGAAAGCCGGGCAATCTCACAGTTATTCGGACAGGCTTTGCATTCGAATGTGGAGGTGCTGTACTTCACCTCACTCTGGTCAAATCCCTTGAAATGGCTGCTGCTATCCCCGGTGGCCATCTCCTCGTGTACCAGCAAGGCAGCGCCAATAGCTCCCATAATCTCATGGTGGGGTGGGACAATAATTTCCATACCGAGTTCTTCCCGGAGAGCCCTGATTATCGACTGGTTGAAGGCGACCCCGCCCTGGAACATGATTGGCGTTTGGATGTCTTTGCCCAGCCCCACATTGCTGAGGTAGTTGCGCACCAGAGCCTGGCAGAGACCGTAGAGGATATCTTCAACCCGGTGCCCCATCTGCTGCTTGTGCACCATGTCCGATTCCGCAAAGACGGTGCAGCGTCCGGCGATGCGCACCGGGGCACTGCTCGCCAGCGCTCGCTGGCTGAGTTCTTCGATGCTCATATCGAGGCGCAGCGCCTGGTGGTCAAGGAAGCTGCCGGTGCCGGCGGCGCAGACGGTATTCATGGCAAAGTCAGTGACTATACCGTCGCGGACGATGGTTATCTTACTATCCTGCCCCCCGATTTCCATGATGGTCCGGACGTCGGGGAAGTAATGCAGGGCGGCCACTGCGTGGGCCGTAATCTCGTTCTTGACCAGGTCCGCACCAACGATTACGCCGGCGAGGTAGCGGGCACTCCCGGTTGTGGCCACACCGCAGATGTCGCAGTCTGCGGGAAGCTGTTTCCTGATTTCCCGCAGTCCTTCCTGTATCATATCAATCGGCCTGCCCTGGGTCAGGAGATAGACGTGGTTAACCAGCTCGTCGTGCCCATCGAGGACGGCAAGTTTGGTGGTTACCGAACCAACATCAATCCCGAGGTAGGTTTGCATCACCACTCCCTTTAGCGCCCGCTCTCTTGAGCGGCCACTCCCTGGGGTCTGCCACTGTGTGCGCGGCGCTTCCTTATCAGCAGGTCAACGAAGGCTTCCAGCCTGGTCAGTACTCCTGCCTTGGCTATCTGCTCATCGCAGAGTATCGTCAGCACCGGGATCTTCTCCCTGGTTGAAGGCATGATATTCTGGGCTATGATTTCGGGCATACAGGTGAAGGGCGCCAGGTGCACTATGCCATCGTATTCTTTAGCATGAAGCACCTTTTCACCGACTGATTCCCAGCCATCGCCACCGATATCTCGCTTCAGATAGGGGCGGGCTGCTTTGTGAATCCGGTTCTTTTCGTTGATGCCGAATGGGTTGAGGAAGAAGCTGAACTTGGTCCATTCGGAAACGAAGGTTGACCGTCTTACCTCCACACCCAGTCGGCCCAGCTCTTGCTCGATGTCAAAGCTGGAGAACGGCTCCAGCAGTACATAGAACTCGCCGGTAATGCCTACTATCAGCGGCTGTGCCTGCTCGTCCCTGGGTACCCGCTCCAGCCGGTTAATATAGTCCACCTCTACCCTCTTCAGGGTATCATAATCATCGGCCTTGTCAATAGCGCTGATTGCATGGGAGTACAATTGATTGGCGGTACCCTTGACCAGTTCCACAGGCCGTACCTTCTGCACCACGCGTTCTACGCGGTCCACGCTGGCAAGTTTGGACAAACCGAAGCGGATGGCGGATATAATCCGGTGCCACGGAGCATCACCGGAGACTTTTCGGATGATACTCATCAAACCGAGGAACTTCTGCTCCGATACACCTATCTGGATGACTTCGGTATCATATCCCAGATTGTGGAGCACCTGCTCCTGGACTTTGCCGTAGTATCCGAGGCGACAGATGCCATCGCCACCAGGTATCAGCAGGGTATCAGCCCCCTTGTCGGCGGCTTCAATCAGGTTGCCCAGGGTCATTTTGAAGGGAATGCAGAGGCCCTCCGGGGAGTATCTGGCACCTAGCGACAGAGTGCGCTGTGTATTGGTAGGCGGCATAATAAATTCGACACCCAGCTTCTTGAAGATAGCCTTGAAGGGAATGAATATATTGCCCATGTGGGGCGTACTTACACGCATAGGGCCACCCGTCTCCTCTTCCTGCGGTGAATCATATCAAGAAACGCTTCCAGTCGCGTAATCACACCGGTCTCGGAAGTATGCTCTTCAAGGGTGATGCACATGAAGGCAGTGGTCTGCTGATTTCCCGCCTCACGGCGCAGTATCTCCATCATCAGCGAATCGGGCCCGCAGCCAAATGCCATGATACCGATAACGCCATCAACCTCATTCCGAAGATAGTGTCCCCCGGCACCGACGACGTCTTCTTCGTACGTCCAGTATGCCCTGCCCACCAGTCTGGCTACGGCCGCTTCGCGTTCGTGTTCGGTAAGCATCTCCGGGGTGAGTACCCTGGCACCATACTGTTCCAGCCGTTGGATAAGCTCGTAGTTGACATGCTCATCATAGAGGAGGTAGGCGTGTCCGATGACGGCGATGGTCGCTGACGGTGTGGCCGGGGCGATTGATGGCTCGTCCGGCTTTCTCCGGGGAATACCCGTGATGTCATCAATTGTCTGGAGCGGTGTCAGTCTGCTTTCGGACATCAGTCCCCGGTAGCTGATAAGGGTCTCCATGGCAGCCATGGCCGCTTCCCTGACCCTGAGCGGATTCCAGCTAAAGTGCCGGCCCAGCCCGTAGACAGACTGGTAGAGATAGCGCTTCCCCCGGTTAACGTCAATCTCTATCTCCAGTATTGGCGGAGACTCGGGGACAACCGCCCTGGTCATATCAGGCAGTCCCAGGAACTTGGCGCAGTTGTATGTCCTGCTTTTAAGGCTGCGAATCGCCGGGATGAAGATGTAATCGCACTTATCTACCAGAGACAGGACATGGCCGACGAAGACCTTGACCGGCAGGCAGGTATCGGCAACGACTCGTGCAGTACCTTTGGCCAGCGTGGTACGGCTGGTTGGCCCGGAAGTGACTACTTCCGCCCCCAGGTGCTCGAAGAAGGTCTTCCACATGGGGTAGTACTGGTAGTAGAGAAGTGCCCGGGGAATGCCGATGGTAGTCATTTCGCTCTCTCGAACTCCTCTTTCAGGGCGGCCAGTTTTTCCGGACGGGTGAGGAGGTCGATTACTGTCATTGCCATCGTCTTGGCGGCATCACACAGTCCATCGATAGCTTCTTCAGTGGCAGCGGCCGCAGCAAACTCAGGGGAGTGCAGCAGTACCTTTCGGGGTGCAATGGCGATTGTGGCGTGGATTGACGGTGCGACCTGGCTGACATTACCCATATCGGTACTGCCGAAGGCACCGCTGCGGTCGACCAGTTGCACCTGCCGCCCGAGGCGCTCCATGTTGCCGGCAAATAGTCCGGCGAGAATCATATTATTGCGCATCGGGGCGTAGCGCACGTCATCCCATGTGTATTCCAGCCGGGCACCGGTGGTGGCGGCAGCCCCCTGAAAGCAGCTAAGTACCTTCTCCTGTAATTCATTGAGGTAGCTGTCTTGCTCAGCGCGGACCATGAACTTGCCGGCGCTGTAATCAGGGACAATATTGGGGGCCTTTCCTCCATCGGTGATGATTCCGTGGATGCGTGCCGTGCTCTTGATGTGCTGGCGTAGTGAGTTTATCCCGGCAAAGGACAGGAGCATCGCTTCAAGGGCGTTAATGCCCCTTTCAGGATAGGCGGCAGCGTGGGCCGCCTTTCCGAAGAACTCGATGTCCAGGTTCTGGCAGGCAAGGGCGTAGGTTGTGGCGTTATTGACCACGCTCGGGTGCACCATCATGGCTGCGTCCAGGTCGGCAAAAGCCCCTCTTCCGGTCATGATTACCTTGCCGCCGAAAAGTTCCTCGGCAGGGGTGCCAATCACGACAATACGACCGGTCAACTCGTGGGCGACGGACCGGATGGCTACTGCCGCACCGACTGCGCTGGTGCAGATAATGTTGTGACCGCAGGCGTGTCCCACTCCGGGCAGGGCGTCATATTCAGCGAGCAGGGCAATAACCGGCTTCCCTTCGCCGTAGCTGGCACGGAAAGCGGTCGGTAGCTCACAGATACCCCTTTCGATGGAGAAGCCGTTCTGCTCCAGGTATTCGGTCAGCCAGGCGGCTGCCAGAGTCTCACCGAAGCCAAGCTCGGGATTGTCATGGATTCTCAGAGCAAGCTCTCTGAGTGGGGTGCGGCGAGTGTCTATCTCGTCGATGACGGCGCTCTTCAATCGCTCTATGTCCAAACTACGCCTCGTCTTCGGAGTGGTGATTGCGCTTCATGGAAGCTGGAGTAAACGCACTGGATAGGAGTCATTGGGGCAGGAATTACTGTCCTTATTATATCTCAGGGTAGCGGGGATTACTAGGTACTGTACTCGCCCGTTACATTGGTGGCACTCCAGTACAGCCGATGCCGGTTGCCACCGGAGAGAACCTGTGCGGTCAGTCATGGTACCGGCTGCCTGCACAAGAAGATAGCTTTTCCTCCCTGCAGGGGTGCCCCGTCCGGGAGCAGTTTGGCGTTATGCCAGTCTCTGTTGCACCGTCTGAGTGGTATTCAGAGCGGGTGGTTTTGTATGGTTTCTCTTGCATCTTTAGCGGGGTTATGGTATACTCTGGTCACTACTTAAGTGGGCCTGAGTCCCACTTTTTTTCTTGAATGAGAAGTTGAAAAATGGAGGCCTGACCTGAAATGAAGAGCGAGTTTCTGCTCGCTATCACGCAGCTCTCTGCAGAGAAAAACCTGAGCAAGGAAGTGGTCATCTCTGCGGTGGAGTCAGCGCTGGAGTCGGCATACCGGAAGGACCACTTTGCTGCTAACCAGAATATAGAAGTGAAGATTAACCCGGACACGGGCAAGGTTGAGGTATGGGCTGAAAAGGTGGTTGTAGAGCAACCTGATGATGAACGGAAGGAAATATCCCTGAATAAAGCCCGCCTGATTAATCCTGACGTGCAACTGGAAGAGACGGTAATGGTGGAGGCTACCCCACACAATGCCGGGCGCATCGCTGCCCAGACGGCCAAGCAGGTTATACTCCAGCGACTTCACGAAGCCGAGCATAGTGCCATCTTCGAGGAATACGCGGACAAAGAAGGGGACATTATCAGCGGTGTGGTGCAGCGTATCGAGCCCAGACAGGTCCTGATAGAGCTTGGTCGGACCGAGGCGGTGCTCCCTCCGGCGGAACAGATGCCCAGCGAGCGGTATCGGGTAGGCCAGAGGCTGAGGGTGCTTCTTCTTGAGGTAGTGCAAACCAATAAGGGGCCCCGGGTAATAGTATCACGTTCCCATCCTGACCTCGTGAAGCGCCTCTTCGAAATGGAAGTGCCCGAGGTTTTCAGCGGAGCGGTGGAGATTAAGTCGATAGCCCGGGAGGCATCACACCGGACGAAGGTAGCTGTGGCCGCCCGACAGGAGGGTATCGACCCGGTAGGATGCTGTGTTGGATTGCGTGGCATCAGGATACAGAATATCGTCAATGAACTGAGCGGTGAGAAGATAGACGTTGTGCTGTGGAATTCGGATACTGCCGCCTTCATCGCCAGCGCACTGAGTCCTGCTCAGATAGTCAACGTGGAGCTGAACAAGGCAGAGGGTGTGGCTACGGTGATTGTCCCTGACAGGCAGCTTTCGCTGGCCATCGGGAGAGAAGGGCAGAACGCCAGGTTAACAGCGAAGTTATCCGGCTGGCGAGTTGATATCAAGCCTGTTTCCGTATATGAGGAAGAGAAAGCAGAGGCAGAGCGAGCGAGGGCCGAACTCCAAGCGGTTGCGGAGGAGACAGGTGAAGTCGAAGCTGAACCTGTAGAGGAACCGGCAGCCGAGTTGCTTGTTAAGGCTGAAGAAGAGGTCACCGTCGAGGCGGCAGTGCCGGTGGCGGAAGTGCCGGTGGCGGAGGTGCCGGTTGAGCTTGAGACTCTGGAACCAGAGATAGCGGAGGAAGAAGAGCCGGAACCGGAGCCGGTGAAGGTTGAAGAGGTTGAGGTGGTCGTGCCCTTTGTAGTGCCGGTAACCGCAGGGACGTCCGAGATACGGTTTGCCGAGGATATTATGCCGGACCGTGGTTTCAGGAGGAAAAAGGAGAAAAAGAAAAAGACGGCCCGGACCAAAGTCCAGGAGAGTGAAGAGCAGAGGATGAAAGGGGTACGCCGGCTGGCAGTTACCGAAGTCCCTGTGGATGATGAGGAAGAGGCCTGAACACAGCCAGAAGGTCACCAAGCATGTGCCGCAGCGGACGTGTGTGGCCTGCCGTCAGGTAAGAACCAAGCGGGAACTGATTCGGCTGGTGCGGGTCGATGACGGTAGAGTGGAGGTAGATACCAGCGGCAGGAAAGCGGGGCGCGGGGCCTACCTGTGCAACACACCGGAGTGCTGGGAGGTTGGATTGAAGCGCGGCCGACTGGAGCATGTATTACGGATTGCTCTTTCCCGGGACAACCGGGAGGAGCTAGCGGAGCAAGGGAAAGCTATCATGCGGGGAGATAAATAGTGGTAGGTTCGAGTAAACAGAACGATGCCCCGAGGCCAGTGGCGGAGAGAGACAACACTGCTGCTACGCCGGTAAAGGCTCAACAGATTAAGATTCCATCTGCAATAACTGTTAAGCAGCTAGCGGAGCTCTTACAGGTCAGCCCCGTGGACACGATAAAGCGGTTGATGAGGCGCGGTGTCATGGCCAATGTCAACCAGGTATTGGAATTCAGCGTGGCTGCTACCGTGGCGACGGACTACGGCTACGAGGTGCGGAAGGAACCCCTGGCAACTCGGAAGGCGGGTCGTGTTACCGAAGTCCGGCGAAGGCGACAGCTTCAGACCACCGAGGAAGCAGGTGGACTGAAGCCACGTGCGCCGGTGGTAACGATAATGGGGCACGTCAACCACGGCAAGACCAGGCTCCTTGACACCATCCGGCAGACAAATGTCATGGACCATGAAGCCGGTGGAATCACCCAGCATATCGGTGCCTACCAGGTAGAGGTCAACGGGCAGAGGATTACATTCCTGGATACTCCGGGCCATGAGGCATTCACTGCGATGCGGGCCCGTGGAGCCCAGGTGACCGACATTACGATACTGGTGGTTGCTGCAGATGATGGTGTAATGCCGCAGACGCTGGAGGCGATAGACCACGCTCGTGCTGCCGGTGTACCGATTGTGGTTGCCATCAACAAGATTGATAGACCGGAGGCAAATCCGGACCTGGTGAAGCAGCAACTCGCGGATGCCGGCCTGCTTATCGAGGAGTGGGGTGGCGATACTGTTTGCGTACAGATTTCAGCCAGGGAGAAGCTCGGTATCGATGAGCTACTGTCGAACCTGATGGTTGTTGCCGAGATGGAAGAGCTCAAGGCAGACCCTTCCCGTTCTGCAGAGGGCGTGGTTATTGAGGCGGAGATGGACAAGTTCCGAGGACCTATGGGTACGGTGCTGGTCCATTCCGGCACTTTGAGGCTGGGTGACACGGTCGTGGTTGGTGATGCGTGGGGCAGAGTGAAGGCGATGTTCAATGACGCCGGTAAGCGGGTTAAGAGAGCCGGTCCCTCCACTCCGGTAGAGGTGCTCGGTCTGAATGGTGTCCCGCAGGTCGGTGATGTATTGACAGTCACTGCTGATGAGCGTCAGGCACAATCTTTAATAGAGAAGAACAAGGCGGAAAGGGAACGAGAGGGGGCTGCACCGAGGGCGGTGAATCTGAGCAATGTCTACGAGCAGTTGAGTACCGGCCGGGTAAAGGAACTCAATATCGTAATGAAGGCCGATGTCCAGGGTAGCATCGAGCCGATAAGGACCTCTCTGGAGCAGATTGCCGAAGAAGAAGTCAAGGTCAGGGTCATTCACAGCGGTCCCGGTAATGTTACCGAGAGTGATGTGATGCTTGCCATCGCATCCAAGGCGGTGATTATAGGTTTCAACACCGGGTCGGAGATTGGTGCGCGGCGGCTGGCCGAGCTGGAAGGCGTGAGTATCCGCTATTATGATGTTATTTATAACCTCGTGGACGATATCGCTAAAGCTCTCAAGGGGATGCTGGAGCCTACGTACGTTGAAGTGATTGAGGGCCATGCCGAGGTGCGAGCTATCTTCTCGCTTAGCCGGCGCGAAAAGGTGGCTGGTGTCTACGTAACCGAAGGCAGGATGGTCCGTGGAGCTTCGATCAGGGTGCTTCGCAATGGACAGGTGGTGCATGAGTCTGTCGTCAGCAGCCTGCGACGCTTCAAGGAGGATGCGCGAGAGGTGGCCAGCGGCTATGAGTGCGGAGTGGGCGCCAGAGGTTTTACTGACTTTGAGGTGGGCGACATCCTGGAGGTATTCAGGACAGAGGAGGCTGGCTGAGGAGGAGATCGTGGGATATCATATCGAGCGGGTAAACAGTCTTATCCGCCAGGAAATGAGTGAGATGCTTCAACGCCAAGTCAAAGACCCACGACTTGGCAATTTCATTTCGATTACGGCAGTCAGCACTTCTTCGGATATGAAGCACGCCAAGGTATACGTCAGTTGTGTACAGGGTGAAGAAGACAGGCAGGAAATACTTGGCGTGCTGGCTTCCGCAGCAGGATTCTTTCGCCGGGAAATGGCGGTAAATCTGAGGTTGAGGCGGGTCCCGGAGCTTACTTTCCAGTGGGATGATTCCATTGAACGTGGGGACCAGGTGCTTCGGCTTATTGACCAGGTGACTCCGGGAGAAGACCGCACAGGTACCGAGTCTCCCCTTCAGGACTAAGGCCGCTATCATGACCGTGTAGAGAAGGGAGCCACGTTCCCAGGTGGCTGCGCGCGATGGTTTATGGACGGCATACTGAATGTCAACAAGCCCCGGGGCAAGACCTCTTTCGGGGTTGTGGCGCTGATAAGGCGTCTTAGCGGTGAGCGGCGTGTCGGACACGCCGGTACGCTTGACCCGGAGGCCACCGGTGTCCTTCCCATCTGCCTCGGCCAGGCAACGCGGGTTGTCGAGTTCCTGGTAGACGCCACCAAGACCTACCGCGCGGAAATCGAGCTGGGTATCGCCACCGATACCTACGATTCCACCGGCACGATTGTCCAGAGGGGGGATATCTCGGGGATTGGGCGGGAGCAGGTGGAGGCGGTGCTTGATTCCTTCCGCGGGCAGATTCTGCAGACCCCTCCGATGTACAGCGCAGTGAAGCATCAGGGCAGACCGCTTTACCAGCTGGCGCGGGCCGGTATCACCATCGAGCGGCAGCAGCGCCAGGTAGAGGTTTATCGCCTTGAAGTAACGGCGTGGCAGCCACCGGTGGTTACAGTGGAGGTAGTCTGCTCCAAAGGTACTTACATTCGCTCTATGGCCCACGATATCGGGCAGGTCCTGGGTTGCGGTGCTAACGTGAGGAATCTCATTCGTCTGAGGTGCGGCATCTTCGGGATAGAGGAAGCCGTCTCTGTGCCGGAGCTTGAGGATGCCTTCCGTGACGGATACTGGCAGCAGTTTGTACGTCCCATGGATTCTGTGCTCACGGACTGGCGGGCGGAGACTGTCAGTGAAGAAACGGCACAGGTCATCAGGAACGGACGCCCTGTGGAACTGGAGAGTAATCCGGGCGGTGACCCGGAGGTCCCAACCGATTCGGTATCGGATACTCGCTGCCGAGTGTACACTCCGGATGGCCGCCTCCTCAGCCTGATGAGGTTCGATACAGCTACCCGGCAGTGGCTGCCTGTGAAGGTATTCCAGTAGTGAGAGTCCGGTTTTTCGCTCTGGAATGGTGCCTGCCGACAGCGTGGTGTGGCTGTTCTCGTTCAGGTAGAAGGGTGAAATAATCATTCCATTGTCTTCATCAATTCGACCTGCGGCCACTGAGAATATCGAATTAGCCTGTGCTACGAGGCCGGGACAGAACAAGGATTGCGGATCTGAGAGGCGGGCGACGCGTGAAGCAAGCGAACGCTCCGAACACAGACTACAAGGCCCTCGTCCGACAAG encodes:
- the dnaB gene encoding replicative DNA helicase; this encodes MNNDRLPPHDISAEEAVGGSLLIDGKAIYETAVLLRPGDFYSEQNRLVYQACISLYERNEAINQITVAQELERLGKLESIGGVAYLSHLISIVPTSLDIEHYARIVYRLSIMRQLITAADSISDIGYQADPDINAALSRAEDALYKLRSARGSTDFVHIKQVLEKYLEPPPQPDDDVRQPLAQIMSSFRGLDEFLDGFQRSDLVVIAGRPSMGKTSLALNVARNAAVEQGACVALFSLEMANEALAQRLVASESGINLRKLRFEHQLEADERKLFNAIGVLSEAPIYIDDSPMLRVMEMRSKARRLYYERGIDLVIVDYLQLMQGEGRGENRVQEISYITRSLKALARELNVPVIAVSQLSRAVEGRTSHRPQLSDLRESGSIEQDADVVLFIYRDEYYYPTEEDWLLQYPDKDYPEGIAQVIVAKHRNGPTGDLSLRFVPRLAKFENIASQEPSLL
- the rplI gene encoding 50S ribosomal protein L9 codes for the protein MKVVFLQDVHNVARGGDIKDVADGYARNYLIPKQLAARADPKMMNVIEARIKASARITAQTESEMLELAGLINGQEITLKARSGVKDRLYGSVTPADIATEIEKATNCVIDKRKIELENPIRQLGSYEVPIRLAREIVPTIILTVVDEES
- the trxB gene encoding thioredoxin-disulfide reductase, coding for MTSDGDNIYEIVIIGGGPAGLTAGLYTSRARLRSLLMEKALVGGQIINAEQVENFPGFPDGVSGSELGELLNRQAARFGLEMLYVEVCGLELQEDRKLVRTTEGDFTARALIIAGGSRRQELGVSGEKEFIGKGVSYCATCDASFFREQPVAVIGGGDAAITEALHLAKFASGVTVIHRRDQLRASRILQERAFAEPMIEFRWDSVVERIEGNDFVEGAAVRNVKTGEQSMLGVTGVFVSIGFQPDTDYLKGILPLDDIGHIITNEKMETGIPGILAAGDIRHNSARQAIAAAGDGATAAIYAEKYLTEQ
- the plsX gene encoding phosphate acyltransferase PlsX, with the protein product MIIAVDAAGGEYAPHEVVKGAVKAAQDYDIGIALVGRKDLLHVQTGRYLKKLDMTIVDATQTIDDNESPIEAVNNKPDSSIMMGINLVKTGKAAAFVSAGNTGAVLYSALLVLGRIKGIERPAIASIININVTAPVLLIDSGANANCRPKYLVQFARLGSIYSREVLGVPSPRVGLLNNGEEEGKGNHLMQETHTLLKETDLNFVGNIEGHGLVRGGADVIVTDGFTGNIVLKALEGLGDTFLQLRNVGQVFANARHMQSRHQIFDTGLGSLVRRIDYRESGGACLLGVDGNVIIAHGRSHAKAIRNAIGLAKQSVDSAVCQIIKDQQSQLAASE
- a CDS encoding acyl-CoA dehydratase activase, translating into MQTYLGIDVGSVTTKLAVLDGHDELVNHVYLLTQGRPIDMIQEGLREIRKQLPADCDICGVATTGSARYLAGVIVGADLVKNEITAHAVAALHYFPDVRTIMEIGGQDSKITIVRDGIVTDFAMNTVCAAGTGSFLDHQALRLDMSIEELSQRALASSAPVRIAGRCTVFAESDMVHKQQMGHRVEDILYGLCQALVRNYLSNVGLGKDIQTPIMFQGGVAFNQSIIRALREELGMEIIVPPHHEIMGAIGAALLVHEEMATGDSSSHFKGFDQSEVKYSTSTFECKACPNNCEIARLSLNGKALAHWGGRCDMWERVAATE